In Parasegetibacter sp. NRK P23, the genomic stretch AAAGGTGCCGTTGCCCGTTCCCGTGAGTGTGGCGGAACTTCCCGCGCAAATGGTTTGGTCGTTCCCGGCGAAAGGCGCTGGGCCCGGCCTTATCTGCACGGTGGTGGAGGTGGTGGCTTCACAACCTTTATCTGATATTGCTTTTAAAGTATAAGTACCGGATTGACTGAATGCGCCGGTAAACAATGGGTTTTGTTCCGATGAACTGAAGCCGCCCGGGCCGGTCCAGGCCCATGTGCTTCCTCCTGATGCCTGCAGTTGCCATGGTTTTCCGTTGCACAATGGCGTGCTTACCTGGATGGATGGAACAGGGGTGGGATGAATATTTATGGTGATGGGGGCTGAAGCTACCCTGCATTTACTTAATCCCGCATTCGGCCTTTCGGCTGCGCTTATCCGGTACAGGTACAATCCGGGTAAAGTAGGCTGCACTGTAGTGGTTACATTTTCCTGACCTGCTATGTCGGTCCATGTTTTCCCGGAATCGGTACTTTCCTGCCATTGCCATACGGGGTCAGTGAAACCGCCGGAGTTCCCATTGAGTTCCAGCGGGCGTGGCGCTTCAGCACAAAGATCAATGACAGCCGAAGCCGCTCCCGTTACGGAAGTACTGATCTGCGGTCCGCAGGGGCGGAAGCTGATATCGTCGAGGGCAACATCGTTTCCGCAGCCGCCGGGCGCGTTATTGGTCATTCTAACCACGAGGTCGGTAACGCCTGCCGGGGTGGTGAAGTAGAAGCCATATTGTTTCCATTGCACCACTGGTGTTTCGGGAATGGAACCGGTACTGTAGTTGCCCAGTACCTGGCCGGTATTGGTTTCGATCCTGAACGTGATATTGGGGTCGGTGCCGTTCCCGCCACAACTGGAAGCAAGCAGAAGCGTGGCTACCCAGGCCGAGAATTCATACGTGGTGCCGCCACATAAACCTGAAACGGGATACACGAAAAAATCATCGGGGGTTACCGAAGCGTTCACCACCATCATGTTGCCATTCACATCACCGGGCGTGTGGTCTTCGTTCAGGTTGTGCCAGGAGTTGCCAAAACAGTTGAATAACGTTGAAGTAATGGTGTAAAGTCCATCGTTCGGACAGGAAGCCTGTTGGTATGACTGATAAGTATACGTGGTTACGCCTGCCGCAAGCGGCGCGGGTGTTCCTTTTCCAAAATCAATGAATACCACGGGATCGCCCAGGCTCCCGTTGCAAAGTTGTGCCCGTGTATGGGCGGAAATCAACAGGAGCAGGCACAGCAGGGCAAAGCAAAAATATCTTCTCATGAGCATAACATGGCGGCATTGAAAATACGCCTTTCCTTAATATCTTCCTGATAATCCTGAAAACGTATCTTTGCCCCCATTTACAGCAATCATGGAAAATACCGGAATGAAAGCCAGGTTACAGGACGCAATAGCATACATCAGGACCCAATCTTCAGTTACACCCGTTGCCGGCATCGTGCTCGGAAGCGGATTGGGCAATTTTACCGCGAATATGGAGATCGAAGTGGAAATCCCTTATGGCGATATTCCCAACTTTCCGGTATCCACCGTGGAAGGGCACAAAGGAAGAATGATCCTCGGTAAACTGGACGGTAAACCCATTGTGGTAATGGCCGGAAGGTTTCATTTTTATGAAGGGTACAGTGTGGAAGAAGTGGTGTTCCCCATCCGTGTATTAAAAATGATGGGCATTCAAACACTTTTTATTTCCAATGCAGCAGGTGGCGTTCATCCCGATTTTGAAGTGGGTGACCTCATGATCATCAACGACCATATCAGTTTCTTTACCCCGAATCCGCTCGTGGGACCCAATGATCCTGAAATGGGCCCCCGTTTCCCGGATATGAGCGAACCTTACAACAAGGAACTGATCGCGAAAGCGAAAGCAATCGGGGCGGAACTGAACATCCGCCTGCACGAAGGCGTGTACACCGGGGTTACCGGCCCAACTTTCGAGACCAGGGCCGAATACAGGCTGATTCAACTGGTAGGTGGCCATGCCGTAGGCATGAGTACCGTGCAGGAAGTGATTACAGCAGTGCACATGGGACTGAAGGTGTTCGCGATCAGCGTGATCACCGACCTTGGTATCCGGGAGGAAGACAATGTGATCACCCATGAGGAAGTGCTGGCAGCGGCCAAAGCAGCCGAACCCAAACTCACCGCGCTGTTCCGCGGACTGATTGCCCGGGGATGACCGGTTTAACGCAACGCTAACGCCGCATCCCAATCTAGTTATTACATTTGCTTTCTTTCATAGCGCATGGTACAGAAAATAGCCGGTTTCCTGATCTTACTCTTCTTACTGATCTGCTCCGACGGATTCGGGCAAAGAAACCCGCTTAGTGGCGTGAGCAGCCGGCTCGGGGGACTGGGCAACATGAGCGCCGGAGGAGGAGGGGATTCCCTGCTGAAAAGAACCTACAGGGAAGACTCCATCACCATTACCTTCAGGTACCTCGATTCCACCAGGTTGTATTTCATGGATACTTCGGTGAACGATTTCACCAAAAGATACCCCATTCCCGCCAACCATCTTTTCCTCGGAAACCTGGGCAGCGCTACCCGTTCCCTCACCTTTAACCCTTTCCTGAAACCAGGGTTCGATGCGGGTATGCACGCCTTCGATGTATACAAATTCACCGTGGAAGAAACGAAGTTCTACAATACCACGCGCCCCTTCACGGAACTGGGCTATGTGATCGGCAGCAAAACGGAGCAGTCCATTTCTATTCTTCACACGCAGAACATCATGCCCAACTGGAACTTCGCGTTGCAATACCGGATGTTCAGCGCACCAGGCTTCTTCCAGTACCAGAATACCAGTCACAACAACTACCGGTTCAACAGCTTGTATCAGTCGAAAGACAAACGTTACTCCAATTATTTCGTCATCCTGAGCAACCAGTTGAAGGCCGGGGAAAACGGTGGCGTCAGCAAAACGATTGATTACCTCAATAACCCGCTTTACTCCAACAGGTTTACTGTTCCGGTGCGGCTCGGTGGGGAAGAGGTGGGTACCGCAAGTTTGTTCAGCAGTACCGTAAATACCGGTAATATCTACAACAACACCGGTGTGTATTTGCGCCAGATGTACGATTGGGGGAAGAAAGATTCCTTACAGATCAACGATTCCAC encodes the following:
- a CDS encoding gliding motility-associated C-terminal domain-containing protein, encoding MRRYFCFALLCLLLLISAHTRAQLCNGSLGDPVVFIDFGKGTPAPLAAGVTTYTYQSYQQASCPNDGLYTITSTLFNCFGNSWHNLNEDHTPGDVNGNMMVVNASVTPDDFFVYPVSGLCGGTTYEFSAWVATLLLASSCGGNGTDPNITFRIETNTGQVLGNYSTGSIPETPVVQWKQYGFYFTTPAGVTDLVVRMTNNAPGGCGNDVALDDISFRPCGPQISTSVTGAASAVIDLCAEAPRPLELNGNSGGFTDPVWQWQESTDSGKTWTDIAGQENVTTTVQPTLPGLYLYRISAAERPNAGLSKCRVASAPITINIHPTPVPSIQVSTPLCNGKPWQLQASGGSTWAWTGPGGFSSSEQNPLFTGAFSQSGTYTLKAISDKGCEATTSTTVQIRPGPAPFAGNDQTICAGSSATLTGTGNGTFVWASSAGDQLPASPVFSVSPRDSTQYYLTVTNSFGCVDSDTVAIHVNQSPTADAGPDLTILEGDTARIRAKVSGAGIIVRWVPATFIVDDAQVEAAVFPPRNLTYKLDVNSVSGCGAASDEVFIRVLNKPIVPNSFSPNGDGVNDRWVIEQLQNYTGANIEVFNRYGQKVFSSRQYSTPWDGRMNGNPLPAGTYYYVITLRPGMPVLSGWLLLVR
- a CDS encoding purine-nucleoside phosphorylase, whose translation is MKARLQDAIAYIRTQSSVTPVAGIVLGSGLGNFTANMEIEVEIPYGDIPNFPVSTVEGHKGRMILGKLDGKPIVVMAGRFHFYEGYSVEEVVFPIRVLKMMGIQTLFISNAAGGVHPDFEVGDLMIINDHISFFTPNPLVGPNDPEMGPRFPDMSEPYNKELIAKAKAIGAELNIRLHEGVYTGVTGPTFETRAEYRLIQLVGGHAVGMSTVQEVITAVHMGLKVFAISVITDLGIREEDNVITHEEVLAAAKAAEPKLTALFRGLIARG